One window of the Crassaminicella thermophila genome contains the following:
- a CDS encoding DUF3343 domain-containing protein: protein MKEYIAVFFTHSGAIKFNRKAKKNNIHCELMPVPRKLSSNCGIGAKFSYEDDIANIIDEEIEKIFKVNDKEYILVYTES from the coding sequence ATGAAAGAATATATAGCCGTATTTTTCACCCATTCAGGAGCTATTAAATTCAATCGTAAAGCAAAGAAAAACAACATTCATTGTGAACTTATGCCAGTTCCTAGAAAATTAAGTTCTAATTGCGGAATCGGTGCAAAGTTTTCTTATGAAGATGATATAGCCAATATAATCGACGAAGAAATAGAAAAAATATTTAAAGTAAATGATAAAGAATATATTTTGGTTTATACAGAAAGCTAA
- a CDS encoding NCS2 family permease: METVAKKKKSFLESYFKLSENGTDLKTEILAGFTTFITMAYALLVIPNILKASGMNGAGLFGDEALSLSILNDPVIASAFTGTCIISAIGTLVMALYANLPFAVAPGIGLTAFFTYSVCLTLGYTWQQGLAAVAISGILFILITVTSIREKIVNCLPQNIKVAITAGIGLFIALIGLKSGGIVVANPGTLVSFGDFTDKNVVLTLIGIIIMSVLMAKRVKGAMLISILLTTIIGIPMGITNVAGLKVFSMPPSVAPTFMAMDFKGLLSHGGKGVLGALTSVLMVVLTFSLVDLFDTIGTLVGTAQKANMIKKDGRIRGMKKALLADAIATTSSAFFGGATTATYIESTAGIAEGGRTGLTTLVTGVLFILSLFFGGIVGIVPAQATAPALIIIGVLMLESIKEVNFTDFTEAVPAFFTIAMMPFSYSIANGIAAGIIFYPIMKLSVGKHKEVHPIMYVLAVLFVIRFVLLPE; the protein is encoded by the coding sequence ATGGAAACCGTAGCAAAGAAAAAGAAATCATTTTTAGAATCATATTTTAAGTTATCTGAAAACGGAACGGATTTAAAAACAGAAATTTTGGCAGGATTTACTACATTTATTACAATGGCTTATGCATTATTAGTCATTCCAAACATATTGAAAGCTTCTGGAATGAATGGGGCAGGTCTGTTTGGAGATGAAGCTTTATCCCTTTCAATTCTAAATGATCCAGTGATTGCTTCAGCTTTTACAGGAACTTGTATTATATCAGCTATTGGTACATTAGTAATGGCTTTGTATGCAAATCTTCCATTTGCTGTAGCTCCTGGAATAGGACTTACTGCATTTTTTACATATAGTGTTTGCTTAACGTTAGGATATACTTGGCAACAAGGTTTAGCTGCAGTAGCGATTTCTGGTATTTTATTTATACTCATTACTGTTACATCCATTCGGGAAAAAATTGTTAATTGTCTTCCACAAAATATAAAAGTGGCAATTACTGCAGGGATTGGACTGTTCATTGCACTGATTGGATTAAAAAGCGGTGGAATTGTGGTTGCAAATCCAGGAACATTAGTAAGTTTTGGAGATTTTACAGATAAAAATGTAGTGCTTACTTTAATAGGTATTATTATTATGTCAGTTCTTATGGCAAAAAGAGTAAAGGGTGCTATGCTCATATCCATATTGCTAACGACAATAATAGGTATTCCAATGGGAATTACAAATGTTGCAGGACTAAAAGTATTTAGCATGCCTCCATCTGTAGCACCTACATTTATGGCTATGGATTTTAAGGGATTATTATCTCATGGTGGAAAAGGTGTACTAGGGGCATTGACAAGTGTTTTGATGGTTGTTTTAACATTCAGCTTGGTGGATTTGTTTGATACAATTGGGACATTAGTAGGTACGGCACAAAAAGCAAACATGATTAAAAAGGATGGAAGAATCCGTGGAATGAAAAAAGCATTATTAGCAGATGCTATTGCTACTACATCTAGTGCATTTTTTGGAGGTGCAACGACTGCTACATATATTGAATCGACTGCAGGAATTGCAGAAGGAGGAAGAACAGGGCTAACCACACTTGTTACAGGAGTTTTATTTATTCTATCTTTATTCTTTGGAGGAATTGTAGGAATAGTACCAGCACAGGCAACTGCACCTGCACTGATCATTATAGGAGTTTTGATGCTTGAATCTATTAAAGAAGTAAATTTTACTGACTTTACAGAAGCAGTACCTGCATTTTTTACTATTGCGATGATGCCTTTTAGCTATAGCATTGCAAATGGAATTGCTGCAGGGATTATATTCTATCCAATAATGAAATTGAGCGTAGGAAAACATAAAGAAGTGCATCCTATTATGTATGTCCTTGCTGTTTTGTTTGTTATTAGATTTGTATTGCTACCAGAATAA
- the gcvPB gene encoding aminomethyl-transferring glycine dehydrogenase subunit GcvPB, producing MKTYNKLIFEISKEGRKAYSLPKCDCFVGEINQIIPSTFLSEEDVDLPEVSEVDVVRHFTNLSNKNYGVDTGFYPLGSCTMKYNPKVNEDVAQINGLMDVHPYQPEETIQGSLELMYGLDQMLSEISGMDRVTLQPAAGAHGELTGLMIIKAYHESRKDWKRKKIIVPDSAHGTNPATAAVAGFEIVEIKSDENGAVDISSLKEALDEEVAGLMLTNPSTLGLFEKNIKEIASLVHEAGGLLYYDGANMNAIMGITRPGDMGFDVMHFNLHKTFSTPHGGGGPGSGPVGVKEHLVKFLPFPVIEKKDNKFVLDYDRPDSIGKIKGYYGNYGVMIKAYAYILSMGAEGLREVSETAVLNANYMMHKLKEHYVLPIDKTCKHEFVLGGLDSREVSTLDIAKRLLDYGYHPPTIYFPLIVHEAIMIEPTETESRETIDGFIETMIKISEEAKENPNILKNSPHNTPVRRIDEARAARNLILKWTK from the coding sequence GTGAAAACATATAACAAATTAATATTTGAGATTTCAAAAGAAGGGAGAAAAGCATACTCTCTTCCAAAATGTGATTGCTTTGTAGGGGAAATAAATCAAATCATACCAAGTACATTTTTAAGTGAAGAGGATGTGGATTTGCCTGAAGTAAGTGAAGTGGATGTTGTAAGACATTTTACAAATTTATCAAATAAAAATTATGGCGTGGATACAGGTTTTTACCCTTTAGGATCATGTACAATGAAATACAATCCTAAAGTGAATGAAGATGTGGCACAAATAAATGGACTAATGGATGTGCATCCTTACCAACCTGAGGAGACAATACAAGGTTCTCTTGAGCTAATGTATGGATTAGATCAAATGCTTTCAGAAATATCAGGCATGGATCGAGTTACCCTTCAGCCTGCTGCTGGTGCCCATGGGGAGCTTACAGGACTTATGATTATAAAAGCTTATCATGAAAGTAGAAAAGATTGGAAAAGAAAAAAGATAATTGTACCAGATTCGGCTCATGGTACAAATCCAGCAACGGCTGCTGTTGCAGGATTTGAGATTGTTGAAATAAAGTCTGATGAAAATGGAGCCGTTGATATAAGCAGCTTGAAAGAAGCTTTAGATGAAGAAGTGGCAGGACTTATGTTAACCAATCCAAGCACCCTTGGTCTTTTTGAAAAAAATATAAAAGAAATTGCTAGTCTTGTTCATGAGGCAGGAGGACTTTTGTATTATGATGGAGCCAATATGAATGCCATTATGGGGATTACAAGGCCAGGAGATATGGGGTTTGATGTAATGCACTTTAATCTTCACAAGACATTTTCTACACCTCATGGAGGAGGTGGGCCTGGTAGTGGACCAGTAGGAGTTAAAGAGCATTTAGTTAAATTCCTTCCATTCCCTGTTATTGAAAAGAAAGACAATAAATTCGTTTTAGATTATGACAGACCGGATTCTATAGGTAAAATCAAAGGATATTATGGAAATTATGGTGTAATGATAAAAGCTTATGCATATATTCTTTCTATGGGAGCAGAGGGGCTTAGAGAAGTGAGTGAAACAGCAGTACTTAATGCTAATTATATGATGCACAAGCTCAAAGAACATTATGTTTTACCTATAGATAAAACTTGCAAGCATGAGTTTGTATTAGGGGGGCTTGATAGCAGAGAAGTTTCGACTTTAGATATAGCGAAGAGATTACTTGATTATGGATATCATCCTCCAACCATATATTTTCCATTAATTGTTCATGAAGCGATTATGATTGAACCTACAGAAACAGAGAGTCGAGAGACTATTGATGGATTTATTGAAACAATGATTAAAATTTCGGAAGAGGCGAAAGAAAACCCTAATATTTTAAAAAATTCGCCACATAATACACCGGTTAGAAGAATAGATGAGGCTAGAGCAGCAAGAAATTTAATCTTAAAGTGGACTAAATAA
- the lipB gene encoding lipoyl(octanoyl) transferase LipB, which yields MKLNVMTLGRCEYENALDIQYDILKKRQDGYIEDTLILVEHLPVITLGRRAEKSNIIGSEKLLEDSGIKIYQTNRGGDVTYHGLGQIVGYPIFNLKKMHIGIRKFVRNIEEVFIRLLKDKYNIDAERNQEHTGVWVNNNKIVAIGLAVKKGVTMHGFSFNVNSNLDHFKLIVPCGISDKGVTSIERILGKTVDFHEANQYVIEYFSKIFNQDHL from the coding sequence ATGAAACTAAATGTAATGACTTTAGGAAGATGTGAATATGAAAATGCGTTGGATATTCAGTATGATATTTTAAAAAAAAGGCAAGATGGATATATAGAAGATACATTGATCTTAGTGGAACATCTACCTGTTATTACTTTAGGAAGACGTGCTGAAAAATCTAATATTATTGGGTCAGAAAAATTATTAGAGGATAGTGGAATAAAAATATACCAAACAAATAGAGGTGGAGATGTTACTTATCATGGACTTGGTCAAATCGTTGGATATCCTATATTTAATTTAAAAAAAATGCATATAGGGATAAGAAAGTTTGTTAGAAATATTGAAGAGGTTTTTATTCGACTTTTAAAGGATAAATACAATATTGATGCAGAGAGAAATCAAGAACATACAGGAGTTTGGGTTAATAACAATAAGATCGTTGCAATAGGTTTAGCAGTAAAAAAGGGTGTTACGATGCATGGATTTTCCTTTAATGTTAATTCTAATTTAGATCATTTCAAATTGATTGTACCTTGTGGTATATCTGACAAGGGAGTTACATCTATTGAACGTATTCTAGGAAAAACTGTTGATTTTCATGAAGCAAATCAATATGTTATAGAATATTTCTCTAAAATTTTCAATCAAGACCATCTATAA
- a CDS encoding aminotransferase class V-fold PLP-dependent enzyme, translating to MKSVYLDNGATAFPKAPGVVESMTNYLTNIGCNINRGAYDSSFEAENIVYETRELICELFNFDKAENVVFTKNITESLNVLIKGILNKGDHVIVSSMEHNAVMRPIYTLLEKGIEFSRVPCNQLGELKAEDIKGYIKPNTKAIIMTHASNVCGTVLPLKEVGHICKKEGIFFIVDTAQTAGFLEINYKDLCADAIAFTGHKALLGPQGTGGFVINDKLVSYIAPLIEGGTGSLSEYEVQPDYMPDKFEAGTLNIPGIYGLNTALRYILNEGIVTIKEKELYLLKVFLEKVQDISGIRLVGKTGIEGRTAAVSIDFLESDNGQIAYRLYKDFGIMTRCGLHCAPSAHKTLKTFPSGTVRFSFSHFNTIEEVNYTIDKIYKCMKE from the coding sequence ATGAAGAGCGTATATTTGGATAATGGTGCAACTGCTTTTCCAAAGGCACCAGGGGTTGTTGAAAGTATGACAAATTATTTAACCAATATTGGATGCAACATTAATAGAGGGGCATATGATAGTTCTTTTGAGGCAGAGAATATTGTTTATGAGACTCGTGAATTGATATGTGAATTGTTCAACTTTGACAAAGCTGAAAATGTAGTTTTTACAAAAAATATTACGGAAAGCTTAAACGTTTTAATAAAAGGAATATTAAATAAAGGAGATCATGTTATTGTTTCATCTATGGAACATAATGCAGTGATGAGACCAATATATACGTTATTAGAAAAGGGAATAGAATTTTCTAGAGTACCTTGTAACCAATTAGGTGAATTAAAGGCTGAAGATATAAAAGGCTATATAAAACCCAATACAAAGGCAATCATTATGACCCATGCTTCAAATGTTTGTGGGACAGTACTGCCCCTTAAAGAAGTTGGCCATATCTGTAAGAAGGAAGGGATTTTTTTTATAGTAGATACTGCACAAACGGCAGGATTTTTAGAAATAAATTATAAAGATTTATGTGCAGATGCAATTGCTTTTACAGGGCATAAGGCTCTTTTAGGTCCCCAAGGAACAGGAGGATTTGTCATTAATGACAAATTAGTAAGTTATATAGCTCCTTTGATAGAAGGAGGTACAGGAAGTCTTTCAGAATATGAGGTGCAGCCTGACTATATGCCAGATAAATTTGAAGCAGGAACATTAAACATACCCGGAATCTATGGGCTTAATACAGCTTTAAGGTATATATTGAATGAAGGAATAGTAACAATTAAGGAAAAAGAATTGTATCTACTAAAAGTATTTTTAGAAAAGGTACAAGATATTTCTGGGATAAGACTAGTAGGAAAGACAGGAATAGAGGGAAGAACAGCAGCTGTATCGATAGATTTTTTAGAATCTGATAATGGCCAGATTGCTTACAGACTATACAAGGATTTTGGAATCATGACAAGGTGTGGACTTCATTGTGCTCCTTCAGCGCATAAGACCCTAAAAACGTTTCCAAGTGGAACAGTAAGATTTAGCTTTAGCCATTTTAATACCATTGAGGAAGTAAATTATACAATAGATAAGATATATAAATGTATGAAAGAATAA
- a CDS encoding winged helix-turn-helix transcriptional regulator codes for MPKSRTNKVSCSNYRCEIEITLELISGKWKALILWNLGKHKVIRFNEFRRIIPEITQKMLTQQLRCLEENGLIHRKVYNQIPPMVEYSLSTEGKKLIPILEQMDSWGKDYVTNYQKQNSIKKGTK; via the coding sequence ATGCCTAAAAGTCGAACAAATAAAGTAAGCTGCAGTAACTATAGGTGTGAAATAGAAATAACGCTAGAATTAATAAGTGGAAAATGGAAAGCACTTATATTATGGAATTTAGGAAAACATAAAGTTATAAGATTTAATGAATTTAGAAGAATCATTCCTGAAATTACACAAAAAATGTTGACACAACAATTAAGATGTTTGGAAGAAAATGGATTAATCCATCGAAAAGTTTATAATCAAATCCCTCCAATGGTAGAATATTCTTTATCTACAGAAGGGAAAAAATTAATACCTATATTAGAACAAATGGATTCTTGGGGAAAAGATTATGTAACCAATTATCAAAAACAAAATAGCATTAAAAAAGGGACAAAATGA
- the gcvPA gene encoding aminomethyl-transferring glycine dehydrogenase subunit GcvPA, producing the protein MHRYIPNTKADKKEMLDYIGVYDIKDLFEDIPKELQLDGKLDLKNPLSEIELIKHMEGIASKNKSVDDFICFLGAGAYDHYIPSVVKHLAKRSEFFTAYTPYQPEISQGTLQVIFEYQTMICNLTGMDISNASMYDGPTACVEASLMACTNTKRKSIIVSKTVHPEVRKVLHTYMKFKDIEIVEVDMTDGVTDIEKLKSLVDKKTAGVIVQSPNFFGIIEDLTEVEKITHENKGMLISYVDPISLGILKKPGELGADIVVGEGQSLGNPLNFGGPYLGFFATRKKLARKMPGRIVGESVDLDGKRAFVLTLQAREQHIRRYKATSNICSNQGLNALMAAIYLITMGKEGLKEVAIQCVQKSHYAFEELTKNGKFKPLFNKPFFKEFALTSELDSETVNKELLKSGMIGGYELEKDYPEFKKGLLFCVTEKRTKKEIQKLARVLEVIE; encoded by the coding sequence ATGCATAGATATATTCCAAATACAAAAGCGGATAAAAAAGAAATGCTAGATTATATTGGGGTTTATGATATAAAAGATTTATTTGAAGATATTCCTAAAGAACTTCAATTAGATGGAAAACTAGATTTAAAAAATCCTTTATCTGAAATAGAACTTATAAAGCATATGGAAGGTATTGCTAGTAAGAACAAAAGTGTTGATGATTTTATTTGTTTTTTAGGAGCAGGAGCTTATGATCATTATATTCCATCGGTGGTAAAACACTTGGCTAAAAGGTCTGAGTTTTTTACAGCATATACACCATACCAACCAGAAATAAGCCAAGGAACCCTTCAGGTTATATTTGAGTATCAAACAATGATTTGCAATCTTACAGGTATGGACATATCCAATGCTTCCATGTATGACGGACCAACAGCTTGTGTTGAGGCATCCCTTATGGCTTGTACAAATACAAAACGTAAATCTATTATAGTATCCAAAACCGTTCATCCAGAAGTTAGAAAAGTACTTCATACCTACATGAAATTTAAAGATATTGAAATTGTTGAAGTAGATATGACAGATGGCGTTACGGATATAGAAAAATTAAAATCTTTGGTAGACAAAAAAACAGCAGGTGTTATAGTTCAAAGTCCTAATTTCTTTGGGATTATAGAAGATCTAACAGAAGTAGAGAAAATTACTCATGAAAATAAAGGAATGCTGATTTCCTATGTTGATCCAATTTCTCTTGGTATATTAAAAAAACCTGGAGAACTAGGAGCAGATATTGTTGTTGGAGAAGGGCAGTCTTTAGGAAATCCATTGAATTTTGGAGGTCCTTATTTAGGTTTTTTTGCCACAAGAAAAAAGCTAGCAAGGAAAATGCCGGGAAGAATCGTTGGAGAGTCTGTTGATTTAGATGGAAAAAGGGCTTTTGTATTAACATTACAAGCAAGGGAACAGCATATTAGAAGGTATAAAGCGACTTCAAATATTTGTTCAAATCAAGGACTCAATGCATTAATGGCTGCTATATATTTAATTACTATGGGAAAAGAGGGACTTAAAGAAGTAGCTATTCAATGTGTGCAAAAATCTCATTATGCTTTTGAAGAACTTACGAAGAATGGGAAATTCAAACCATTATTCAATAAACCATTTTTTAAAGAGTTTGCATTAACGAGTGAGTTAGATAGTGAAACTGTCAACAAAGAATTACTAAAAAGTGGAATGATTGGTGGATATGAATTAGAAAAAGATTATCCTGAGTTTAAGAAAGGTTTGTTATTCTGTGTAACTGAAAAGAGAACGAAGAAAGAAATTCAAAAGCTTGCGCGTGTATTGGAGGTGATAGAGTGA
- a CDS encoding sulfurtransferase TusA family protein has product MAKIDTRGMSCPQPVLMTKKGIESNPNNIDILVDNNTAKNNVSRFLKSAGYTFEVTKLDEDYLISAKK; this is encoded by the coding sequence TTGGCTAAAATAGATACAAGAGGCATGTCCTGTCCTCAACCTGTTCTTATGACTAAAAAAGGAATTGAATCAAATCCTAATAATATTGATATTTTAGTAGACAACAACACTGCAAAAAATAATGTTTCAAGATTTTTAAAAAGCGCTGGATATACTTTTGAAGTAACAAAATTAGATGAAGATTATCTAATCTCAGCAAAAAAATAA
- a CDS encoding NAD(P)-dependent oxidoreductase: MQHIIEEAKRCLQCKNAQCRKGCPVNTPINEAINMLLNGKISEAGEKLFLNNPLSVVCALVCPHEKFCEGNCVLAHKGNPIHWSSIEYYISNYYLNKINMKSNIDSNKKIAIIGSGPAGITIAFILASRGYDITIFELRDKIGGVLRYGIPNFRLPNEILDRLEEKLINIGVKIRPNTLIGPVITIDDIFRDGYKAIFIGTGVWNPKPLRIKGESLGHVHYAIDYLKNPDVYDLGKKVCIIGAGNVAMDVARTVLRKDVNEVHIMYRRGEEDMPASRHEIEYAKLEGVQFEFYKMPIELNDKGVKYLETKKVNEDGEEKLVTIENSEAIFESDSIIIAASQGPKANIISYTKGIEINQFGLVRTDEYGRTTREGVFASGDVVTGAKTVVEAVRFSKKVADTIDQYVQDKYYKKY, encoded by the coding sequence ATGCAGCATATAATTGAAGAAGCTAAAAGATGTTTACAATGTAAAAACGCTCAATGCAGAAAGGGTTGTCCAGTCAACACACCTATAAACGAAGCAATAAATATGCTTTTAAATGGAAAGATTTCAGAAGCAGGAGAAAAATTATTTTTAAATAATCCTCTTTCAGTTGTTTGTGCATTAGTGTGTCCTCATGAAAAATTTTGTGAAGGGAACTGTGTACTCGCCCATAAGGGAAATCCTATTCATTGGAGCTCTATTGAATATTATATATCTAATTATTATTTAAATAAAATAAATATGAAATCAAATATTGATTCAAATAAAAAAATAGCCATAATAGGATCAGGACCTGCAGGAATAACAATAGCATTTATTTTAGCCTCTAGGGGATATGATATTACGATTTTTGAATTGCGTGATAAAATAGGAGGTGTTTTAAGGTATGGCATACCAAATTTTAGATTACCTAACGAAATTTTAGATAGATTAGAAGAAAAATTGATAAATATAGGTGTGAAAATAAGGCCGAATACTTTAATAGGGCCTGTTATTACAATTGATGATATATTTAGGGATGGATACAAGGCTATTTTTATAGGTACTGGCGTTTGGAATCCGAAGCCTTTAAGGATTAAGGGTGAAAGCTTAGGTCATGTGCATTATGCTATAGATTATTTGAAAAATCCTGATGTATATGATTTAGGAAAAAAAGTATGTATAATTGGTGCAGGAAATGTAGCTATGGATGTAGCAAGAACAGTTTTAAGAAAAGATGTTAATGAAGTTCATATCATGTATCGAAGAGGAGAAGAAGATATGCCAGCGAGTAGGCATGAAATAGAATATGCAAAACTGGAAGGCGTTCAATTTGAATTTTATAAAATGCCTATAGAATTAAATGACAAAGGAGTGAAATACTTAGAAACAAAAAAAGTGAATGAAGATGGAGAAGAAAAACTAGTTACAATTGAAAATTCAGAAGCGATATTTGAATCGGATTCTATTATTATTGCAGCTAGTCAAGGCCCAAAAGCGAATATTATTTCATATACAAAAGGAATAGAAATCAATCAATTTGGTTTAGTAAGAACAGATGAATATGGAAGAACAACTAGAGAAGGTGTTTTTGCATCTGGAGATGTAGTGACAGGAGCGAAAACAGTTGTTGAAGCAGTAAGGTTTTCTAAGAAAGTAGCAGATACGATCGATCAATATGTACAAGATAAGTACTATAAAAAGTATTGA
- a CDS encoding iron-containing alcohol dehydrogenase, with protein sequence MARFTIPRDLYFGEGAIEELKNLKGKRAVIVIGGGSIKRSGALDKIEGYLKEAGMKTKLIEGVESDPSVETVMNGVKVMQEFEPDWIIGVGGGSPIDAAKAMWIFYEYPEFTFEEAAKPFSLPTLRTKAKFAAITTTSGTGTEVTSFSVITDNKTGVKYPIADYNITPDIAIVDPDLAQTMTPKLVAHTGMDALTHAFEAYVSTVRNEFTDALAIKSIEMMKENLIKSFEGDKEARSKMHLAQCLAGMAFSNAILGIVHSMAHKTGKIFNIPHGCANAIYLPYVIQFNKKTAGKAYANIARRLGLIGNSEEELVNSVVEMVRDFNKKMNIPFTLKEFGISEQDFNDKLEEIAKNSVADPCTGTNPREISVEEMKKLFICAYYGEKVEF encoded by the coding sequence ATGGCAAGGTTTACAATACCGAGAGATTTATATTTTGGAGAAGGAGCAATAGAAGAATTAAAAAATTTAAAAGGGAAAAGGGCTGTTATAGTAATTGGTGGCGGTTCAATAAAGAGAAGTGGAGCGTTAGATAAAATAGAGGGATATTTAAAAGAAGCTGGAATGAAAACGAAACTTATAGAAGGTGTAGAATCAGATCCATCAGTTGAGACAGTAATGAATGGCGTAAAAGTAATGCAGGAATTTGAACCAGATTGGATAATTGGAGTAGGTGGAGGCTCACCAATAGATGCAGCAAAAGCTATGTGGATATTCTATGAATATCCAGAATTTACATTCGAAGAAGCTGCAAAACCATTTTCATTACCAACGTTAAGAACAAAAGCGAAATTTGCAGCAATAACAACAACGAGTGGAACAGGTACAGAAGTTACATCTTTTTCAGTTATAACAGATAATAAAACAGGAGTAAAATATCCAATAGCTGACTATAATATAACACCAGACATAGCAATCGTAGATCCTGACTTAGCACAAACAATGACACCAAAACTTGTTGCACATACAGGAATGGATGCACTAACACATGCATTTGAAGCGTATGTTTCAACGGTTAGAAATGAATTTACAGATGCACTAGCAATAAAATCTATTGAAATGATGAAAGAGAATTTAATAAAGTCATTTGAAGGGGATAAAGAAGCTAGAAGCAAAATGCACTTAGCACAGTGCCTTGCAGGAATGGCATTTTCAAATGCAATTTTAGGAATAGTGCATAGTATGGCACATAAAACGGGAAAAATATTTAATATTCCTCATGGATGTGCAAATGCAATATATCTACCGTATGTAATTCAATTTAACAAAAAAACTGCTGGTAAGGCTTATGCGAATATAGCAAGAAGATTGGGATTAATAGGAAACAGTGAAGAAGAATTAGTAAACTCAGTAGTAGAAATGGTAAGAGATTTCAACAAAAAAATGAATATTCCGTTTACATTAAAAGAATTTGGAATAAGTGAACAAGACTTTAATGATAAGCTTGAAGAAATTGCTAAAAACTCAGTAGCAGATCCATGCACAGGAACAAATCCAAGAGAGATATCAGTAGAAGAAATGAAAAAACTATTCATTTGTGCTTATTATGGCGAAAAAGTAGAATTTTAA
- the yedE gene encoding YedE family putative selenium transporter, translated as MEGKKGIIFTGAIVGIIAVSLVKFGNPLNMGFCIACFIRDIAGGLGLHRAAVVQYLRPEIMGLVLGAFIMALSKKEFSSRGGSSPFIRFILGMTVMIGALMFLGCPLRMVLRLGGGDLNAIVGIAGFAVGIALGIFFLNKGFSLKRNYKLSKAEGFVFPIINILFIILLLSAPTFIFFSEKGPGSMHAPIFISLASGLIVGALAQRTRLCMVGGIRDLFLFKDTYLLSGFIAIFVFALIGNIGLGYFKIGFLGQPVAHADGIWNFLGMILCGFSSVLLGGCPMRQLILAGEGNTDSVITVIGMLVGAAFSHNFGLAASPKGPTLNGQIAVVICLIVVGFIGYFNSEILSNEHEVKGEVKVG; from the coding sequence ATGGAAGGGAAAAAAGGGATTATCTTTACAGGTGCTATTGTAGGTATAATCGCTGTGTCTTTGGTTAAATTTGGGAATCCTTTGAATATGGGGTTCTGTATTGCTTGTTTTATCAGAGACATCGCTGGAGGATTAGGACTGCATAGAGCAGCAGTTGTTCAGTACTTAAGACCAGAGATTATGGGATTGGTTTTAGGTGCTTTTATTATGGCTCTTAGCAAAAAAGAATTTAGTTCAAGAGGTGGGTCTTCTCCATTTATTCGTTTTATCCTTGGAATGACTGTAATGATTGGTGCTTTAATGTTCTTAGGATGTCCACTAAGAATGGTTTTAAGACTTGGTGGCGGAGATTTAAATGCTATTGTTGGTATAGCAGGTTTTGCTGTTGGAATCGCTTTAGGGATATTTTTCTTGAATAAAGGCTTTAGCTTAAAAAGAAATTATAAATTATCAAAAGCTGAAGGCTTTGTTTTTCCAATTATAAATATATTATTTATTATTTTATTATTAAGTGCACCAACATTTATCTTTTTTAGTGAAAAAGGTCCTGGTAGTATGCATGCACCTATTTTTATTTCTTTAGCTTCAGGCCTTATTGTAGGAGCTTTAGCACAAAGAACAAGACTTTGTATGGTTGGTGGCATTAGAGACTTGTTCCTTTTCAAAGATACTTATCTTTTATCTGGATTTATTGCTATATTTGTATTTGCCCTTATTGGAAACATAGGATTAGGTTATTTTAAAATTGGTTTTTTAGGGCAACCTGTTGCACATGCTGATGGAATTTGGAACTTCTTAGGAATGATTTTATGTGGCTTCTCTTCAGTACTTCTTGGAGGCTGTCCAATGAGACAATTAATTCTTGCTGGAGAGGGAAATACAGATTCTGTTATTACAGTTATAGGTATGCTTGTTGGTGCTGCATTTTCTCACAACTTTGGTTTAGCAGCAAGTCCTAAAGGACCTACCCTAAATGGACAAATCGCTGTTGTTATCTGCTTGATTGTTGTTGGTTTCATCGGGTATTTCAACTCAGAAATCTTAAGCAATGAACATGAAGTGAAAGGAGAGGTAAAAGTTGGCTAA